Proteins from a single region of Bombus huntii isolate Logan2020A chromosome 2, iyBomHunt1.1, whole genome shotgun sequence:
- the LOC126878210 gene encoding katanin p60 ATPase-containing subunit A-like 2 isoform X2 encodes MDVSDVLFREARLSPEHRVCDNIDLEIIVAEYENYYKMKFQKYPILCKKITGREMTREVTNASKTVCRSIETKAKSVSKQARSEPVKETNLQQKITDDNTNHINLAMTVTSIFPNENDGRSSEELFNVPMEQSMQSKILKCVEKLYSDNPELRKIAEDISCRRRHFIFVSSQEIIVNKLNVHWDDVIGLEECKTAVKEAVVYPLKYPIFFDGPFSPWKGILLYGPPGTGKTKLAKAVATECHCTFFNITASSLVSKWRGDSEKYIRVSCFVYVLFELAYSHSPTIIFIDEIDWIATNKGDCILSEPAKRFRSELLSRLDGLVSNENSNVVLLATTNSPWGIDAALLRRLEKQIYVSLPNEVARLGIFKLYLSNHLLENTDIVNHIVKCTERYSCADIKLLCKQAWLLEISPIWRRLEKKETPVTTLKYELKSYEILAKLLKKMSPTVMQIDKYDTWNK; translated from the exons ATGG acGTTAGCGATGTATTATTCCGGGAAGCTCGTCTATCTCCCGAACATCGGGTTTGCGACAACatcgatttggaaattatcgttgcagagtatgaaaattattacaagatgaaatttcaaaaatatcccatattgtgtaagaaaataactggaagggaaatgacgagggaagtgacaaatgcaagcaaaac TGTTTGTAGAAGTATTGAGACAAAAGCCAAATCTGTTAGTAAACAAGCGAGAAGTGAGCCTGTGAAAGAGACGAATCTACAGCAGAAGATAACTGATGACAATACGAATCATATTAATCTCGCAATGACAGTGACGTCAATATTCCCCAATGAGAATGATGGACGTTCATCAGAAGAGCTATTTAACGTCCCAATGGAACAATCCATGCaatcgaagatattgaaatgcGTTGAAAAGCTTTATTCAGATAATCCGGAATTACGAAAGATTGCTGAGGACATCTCATGC agaagacgccattttatctttgtatcgTCACAGGAGATCatagtaaacaaattaaatgtacattgggatgacgttataggccTAGAGGAATGTAAAACCGCTGTTAAGGAGGCCGTTGTGTATCCCCTTAAGTATCCTATCTTTTTTGATGGCCCGTTTTCCCCCTGGAAAGGTATTTTGCTGTACGGCCCACCTGGTACAG ggaaaacgaagttagcgaaggcagtcgcgacagaatgccattgcaccttttttaacataactgCCAGCTCATTGGTCAGCAAATGGAGAGGCGATTCCGAgaagtatatacgtgtaagttgctttgtctat gttttatttgaacttgcctatagtcattcgcctacaattatttttatcgacgagattgACTGGATCGCCACAAATAAAGGAGACTGTATATTGTCTGAACCTGCAAAGAGATTCAGATCAGAACTTCTTTCTAGATTGGATGGATTAGTGTCTAATGAAAATTCTAATGTAGTTCTTCTGGCTACAACTAATTCCCCTTG gggcattgatgcagctttactcaggcgtctcgaaaagcaaatatacgtatcattacccaatgaagttgctcgacttggtatattcaaattataccttagcaaccacttattagaaaatacagatattgtaaaccacatagtaaaatgtactgaaagatattcttgtgcagatataaaattgctttgtaagcaagcgtggctactagaaataagcccgatatggaggagacttgaaaagaaagaaacacctgttaccactttgaaatatgaattaaaaagttatgaaatattagcaaaattgttaaaaaaaatgtcacctacagttatgcaaatagataaatatgatacgtggaacaaataa
- the LOC126878210 gene encoding katanin p60 ATPase-containing subunit A-like 2 isoform X1, producing the protein MYIDVSDVLFREARLSPEHRVCDNIDLEIIVAEYENYYKMKFQKYPILCKKITGREMTREVTNASKTVCRSIETKAKSVSKQARSEPVKETNLQQKITDDNTNHINLAMTVTSIFPNENDGRSSEELFNVPMEQSMQSKILKCVEKLYSDNPELRKIAEDISCRRRHFIFVSSQEIIVNKLNVHWDDVIGLEECKTAVKEAVVYPLKYPIFFDGPFSPWKGILLYGPPGTGKTKLAKAVATECHCTFFNITASSLVSKWRGDSEKYIRVSCFVYVLFELAYSHSPTIIFIDEIDWIATNKGDCILSEPAKRFRSELLSRLDGLVSNENSNVVLLATTNSPWGIDAALLRRLEKQIYVSLPNEVARLGIFKLYLSNHLLENTDIVNHIVKCTERYSCADIKLLCKQAWLLEISPIWRRLEKKETPVTTLKYELKSYEILAKLLKKMSPTVMQIDKYDTWNK; encoded by the exons atgtatatagacGTTAGCGATGTATTATTCCGGGAAGCTCGTCTATCTCCCGAACATCGGGTTTGCGACAACatcgatttggaaattatcgttgcagagtatgaaaattattacaagatgaaatttcaaaaatatcccatattgtgtaagaaaataactggaagggaaatgacgagggaagtgacaaatgcaagcaaaac TGTTTGTAGAAGTATTGAGACAAAAGCCAAATCTGTTAGTAAACAAGCGAGAAGTGAGCCTGTGAAAGAGACGAATCTACAGCAGAAGATAACTGATGACAATACGAATCATATTAATCTCGCAATGACAGTGACGTCAATATTCCCCAATGAGAATGATGGACGTTCATCAGAAGAGCTATTTAACGTCCCAATGGAACAATCCATGCaatcgaagatattgaaatgcGTTGAAAAGCTTTATTCAGATAATCCGGAATTACGAAAGATTGCTGAGGACATCTCATGC agaagacgccattttatctttgtatcgTCACAGGAGATCatagtaaacaaattaaatgtacattgggatgacgttataggccTAGAGGAATGTAAAACCGCTGTTAAGGAGGCCGTTGTGTATCCCCTTAAGTATCCTATCTTTTTTGATGGCCCGTTTTCCCCCTGGAAAGGTATTTTGCTGTACGGCCCACCTGGTACAG ggaaaacgaagttagcgaaggcagtcgcgacagaatgccattgcaccttttttaacataactgCCAGCTCATTGGTCAGCAAATGGAGAGGCGATTCCGAgaagtatatacgtgtaagttgctttgtctat gttttatttgaacttgcctatagtcattcgcctacaattatttttatcgacgagattgACTGGATCGCCACAAATAAAGGAGACTGTATATTGTCTGAACCTGCAAAGAGATTCAGATCAGAACTTCTTTCTAGATTGGATGGATTAGTGTCTAATGAAAATTCTAATGTAGTTCTTCTGGCTACAACTAATTCCCCTTG gggcattgatgcagctttactcaggcgtctcgaaaagcaaatatacgtatcattacccaatgaagttgctcgacttggtatattcaaattataccttagcaaccacttattagaaaatacagatattgtaaaccacatagtaaaatgtactgaaagatattcttgtgcagatataaaattgctttgtaagcaagcgtggctactagaaataagcccgatatggaggagacttgaaaagaaagaaacacctgttaccactttgaaatatgaattaaaaagttatgaaatattagcaaaattgttaaaaaaaatgtcacctacagttatgcaaatagataaatatgatacgtggaacaaataa
- the LOC126878210 gene encoding katanin p60 ATPase-containing subunit A-like 2 isoform X4 produces MYIDVSDVLFREARLSPEHRVCDNIDLEIIVAEYENYYKMKFQKYPILCKKITGREMTREVTNASKTIETKAKSVSKQARSEPVKETNLQQKITDDNTNHINLAMTVTSIFPNENDGRSSEELFNVPMEQSMQSKILKCVEKLYSDNPELRKIAEDISCRRRHFIFVSSQEIIVNKLNVHWDDVIGLEECKTAVKEAVVYPLKYPIFFDGPFSPWKGILLYGPPGTGKTKLAKAVATECHCTFFNITASSLVSKWRGDSEKYIRVSCFVYVLFELAYSHSPTIIFIDEIDWIATNKGDCILSEPAKRFRSELLSRLDGLVSNENSNVVLLATTNSPWGIDAALLRRLEKQIYVSLPNEVARLGIFKLYLSNHLLENTDIVNHIVKCTERYSCADIKLLCKQAWLLEISPIWRRLEKKETPVTTLKYELKSYEILAKLLKKMSPTVMQIDKYDTWNK; encoded by the exons atgtatatagacGTTAGCGATGTATTATTCCGGGAAGCTCGTCTATCTCCCGAACATCGGGTTTGCGACAACatcgatttggaaattatcgttgcagagtatgaaaattattacaagatgaaatttcaaaaatatcccatattgtgtaagaaaataactggaagggaaatgacgagggaagtgacaaatgcaagcaaaac TATTGAGACAAAAGCCAAATCTGTTAGTAAACAAGCGAGAAGTGAGCCTGTGAAAGAGACGAATCTACAGCAGAAGATAACTGATGACAATACGAATCATATTAATCTCGCAATGACAGTGACGTCAATATTCCCCAATGAGAATGATGGACGTTCATCAGAAGAGCTATTTAACGTCCCAATGGAACAATCCATGCaatcgaagatattgaaatgcGTTGAAAAGCTTTATTCAGATAATCCGGAATTACGAAAGATTGCTGAGGACATCTCATGC agaagacgccattttatctttgtatcgTCACAGGAGATCatagtaaacaaattaaatgtacattgggatgacgttataggccTAGAGGAATGTAAAACCGCTGTTAAGGAGGCCGTTGTGTATCCCCTTAAGTATCCTATCTTTTTTGATGGCCCGTTTTCCCCCTGGAAAGGTATTTTGCTGTACGGCCCACCTGGTACAG ggaaaacgaagttagcgaaggcagtcgcgacagaatgccattgcaccttttttaacataactgCCAGCTCATTGGTCAGCAAATGGAGAGGCGATTCCGAgaagtatatacgtgtaagttgctttgtctat gttttatttgaacttgcctatagtcattcgcctacaattatttttatcgacgagattgACTGGATCGCCACAAATAAAGGAGACTGTATATTGTCTGAACCTGCAAAGAGATTCAGATCAGAACTTCTTTCTAGATTGGATGGATTAGTGTCTAATGAAAATTCTAATGTAGTTCTTCTGGCTACAACTAATTCCCCTTG gggcattgatgcagctttactcaggcgtctcgaaaagcaaatatacgtatcattacccaatgaagttgctcgacttggtatattcaaattataccttagcaaccacttattagaaaatacagatattgtaaaccacatagtaaaatgtactgaaagatattcttgtgcagatataaaattgctttgtaagcaagcgtggctactagaaataagcccgatatggaggagacttgaaaagaaagaaacacctgttaccactttgaaatatgaattaaaaagttatgaaatattagcaaaattgttaaaaaaaatgtcacctacagttatgcaaatagataaatatgatacgtggaacaaataa
- the LOC126878210 gene encoding katanin p60 ATPase-containing subunit A-like 2 isoform X6, producing the protein MYIDVSDVLFREARLSPEHRVCDNIDLEIIVAEYENYYKMKFQKYPILCKKITGREMTREVTNASKTVCRSIETKAKSVSKQARSEPVKETNLQQKITDDNTNHINLAMTVTSIFPNENDGRSSEELFNVPMEQSMQSKILKCVEKLYSDNPELRKIAEDISCEIIVNKLNVHWDDVIGLEECKTAVKEAVVYPLKYPIFFDGPFSPWKGILLYGPPGTGKTKLAKAVATECHCTFFNITASSLVSKWRGDSEKYIRVSCFVYVLFELAYSHSPTIIFIDEIDWIATNKGDCILSEPAKRFRSELLSRLDGLVSNENSNVVLLATTNSPWGIDAALLRRLEKQIYVSLPNEVARLGIFKLYLSNHLLENTDIVNHIVKCTERYSCADIKLLCKQAWLLEISPIWRRLEKKETPVTTLKYELKSYEILAKLLKKMSPTVMQIDKYDTWNK; encoded by the exons atgtatatagacGTTAGCGATGTATTATTCCGGGAAGCTCGTCTATCTCCCGAACATCGGGTTTGCGACAACatcgatttggaaattatcgttgcagagtatgaaaattattacaagatgaaatttcaaaaatatcccatattgtgtaagaaaataactggaagggaaatgacgagggaagtgacaaatgcaagcaaaac TGTTTGTAGAAGTATTGAGACAAAAGCCAAATCTGTTAGTAAACAAGCGAGAAGTGAGCCTGTGAAAGAGACGAATCTACAGCAGAAGATAACTGATGACAATACGAATCATATTAATCTCGCAATGACAGTGACGTCAATATTCCCCAATGAGAATGATGGACGTTCATCAGAAGAGCTATTTAACGTCCCAATGGAACAATCCATGCaatcgaagatattgaaatgcGTTGAAAAGCTTTATTCAGATAATCCGGAATTACGAAAGATTGCTGAGGACATCTCATGC GAGATCatagtaaacaaattaaatgtacattgggatgacgttataggccTAGAGGAATGTAAAACCGCTGTTAAGGAGGCCGTTGTGTATCCCCTTAAGTATCCTATCTTTTTTGATGGCCCGTTTTCCCCCTGGAAAGGTATTTTGCTGTACGGCCCACCTGGTACAG ggaaaacgaagttagcgaaggcagtcgcgacagaatgccattgcaccttttttaacataactgCCAGCTCATTGGTCAGCAAATGGAGAGGCGATTCCGAgaagtatatacgtgtaagttgctttgtctat gttttatttgaacttgcctatagtcattcgcctacaattatttttatcgacgagattgACTGGATCGCCACAAATAAAGGAGACTGTATATTGTCTGAACCTGCAAAGAGATTCAGATCAGAACTTCTTTCTAGATTGGATGGATTAGTGTCTAATGAAAATTCTAATGTAGTTCTTCTGGCTACAACTAATTCCCCTTG gggcattgatgcagctttactcaggcgtctcgaaaagcaaatatacgtatcattacccaatgaagttgctcgacttggtatattcaaattataccttagcaaccacttattagaaaatacagatattgtaaaccacatagtaaaatgtactgaaagatattcttgtgcagatataaaattgctttgtaagcaagcgtggctactagaaataagcccgatatggaggagacttgaaaagaaagaaacacctgttaccactttgaaatatgaattaaaaagttatgaaatattagcaaaattgttaaaaaaaatgtcacctacagttatgcaaatagataaatatgatacgtggaacaaataa
- the LOC126878210 gene encoding katanin p60 ATPase-containing subunit A-like 2 isoform X8, with translation MYIDVSDVLFREARLSPEHRVCDNIDLEIIVAEYENYYKMKFQKYPILCKKITGREMTREVTNASKTSIETKAKSVSKQARSEPVKETNLQQKITDDNTNHINLAMTVTSIFPNENDGRSSEELFNVPMEQSMQSKILKCVEKLYSDNPELRKIAEDISCEIIVNKLNVHWDDVIGLEECKTAVKEAVVYPLKYPIFFDGPFSPWKGILLYGPPGTGKTKLAKAVATECHCTFFNITASSLVSKWRGDSEKYIRVLFELAYSHSPTIIFIDEIDWIATNKGDCILSEPAKRFRSELLSRLDGLVSNENSNVVLLATTNSPWGIDAALLRRLEKQIYVSLPNEVARLGIFKLYLSNHLLENTDIVNHIVKCTERYSCADIKLLCKQAWLLEISPIWRRLEKKETPVTTLKYELKSYEILAKLLKKMSPTVMQIDKYDTWNK, from the exons atgtatatagacGTTAGCGATGTATTATTCCGGGAAGCTCGTCTATCTCCCGAACATCGGGTTTGCGACAACatcgatttggaaattatcgttgcagagtatgaaaattattacaagatgaaatttcaaaaatatcccatattgtgtaagaaaataactggaagggaaatgacgagggaagtgacaaatgcaagcaaaac AAGTATTGAGACAAAAGCCAAATCTGTTAGTAAACAAGCGAGAAGTGAGCCTGTGAAAGAGACGAATCTACAGCAGAAGATAACTGATGACAATACGAATCATATTAATCTCGCAATGACAGTGACGTCAATATTCCCCAATGAGAATGATGGACGTTCATCAGAAGAGCTATTTAACGTCCCAATGGAACAATCCATGCaatcgaagatattgaaatgcGTTGAAAAGCTTTATTCAGATAATCCGGAATTACGAAAGATTGCTGAGGACATCTCATGC GAGATCatagtaaacaaattaaatgtacattgggatgacgttataggccTAGAGGAATGTAAAACCGCTGTTAAGGAGGCCGTTGTGTATCCCCTTAAGTATCCTATCTTTTTTGATGGCCCGTTTTCCCCCTGGAAAGGTATTTTGCTGTACGGCCCACCTGGTACAG ggaaaacgaagttagcgaaggcagtcgcgacagaatgccattgcaccttttttaacataactgCCAGCTCATTGGTCAGCAAATGGAGAGGCGATTCCGAgaagtatatacgt gttttatttgaacttgcctatagtcattcgcctacaattatttttatcgacgagattgACTGGATCGCCACAAATAAAGGAGACTGTATATTGTCTGAACCTGCAAAGAGATTCAGATCAGAACTTCTTTCTAGATTGGATGGATTAGTGTCTAATGAAAATTCTAATGTAGTTCTTCTGGCTACAACTAATTCCCCTTG gggcattgatgcagctttactcaggcgtctcgaaaagcaaatatacgtatcattacccaatgaagttgctcgacttggtatattcaaattataccttagcaaccacttattagaaaatacagatattgtaaaccacatagtaaaatgtactgaaagatattcttgtgcagatataaaattgctttgtaagcaagcgtggctactagaaataagcccgatatggaggagacttgaaaagaaagaaacacctgttaccactttgaaatatgaattaaaaagttatgaaatattagcaaaattgttaaaaaaaatgtcacctacagttatgcaaatagataaatatgatacgtggaacaaataa
- the LOC126878210 gene encoding katanin p60 ATPase-containing subunit A-like 2 isoform X7, which translates to MYIDVSDVLFREARLSPEHRVCDNIDLEIIVAEYENYYKMKFQKYPILCKKITGREMTREVTNASKTVCRSIETKAKSVSKQARSEPVKETNLQQKITDDNTNHINLAMTVTSIFPNENDGRSSEELFNVPMEQSMQSKILKCVEKLYSDNPELRKIAEDISCEIIVNKLNVHWDDVIGLEECKTAVKEAVVYPLKYPIFFDGPFSPWKGILLYGPPGTGKTKLAKAVATECHCTFFNITASSLVSKWRGDSEKYIRVLFELAYSHSPTIIFIDEIDWIATNKGDCILSEPAKRFRSELLSRLDGLVSNENSNVVLLATTNSPWGIDAALLRRLEKQIYVSLPNEVARLGIFKLYLSNHLLENTDIVNHIVKCTERYSCADIKLLCKQAWLLEISPIWRRLEKKETPVTTLKYELKSYEILAKLLKKMSPTVMQIDKYDTWNK; encoded by the exons atgtatatagacGTTAGCGATGTATTATTCCGGGAAGCTCGTCTATCTCCCGAACATCGGGTTTGCGACAACatcgatttggaaattatcgttgcagagtatgaaaattattacaagatgaaatttcaaaaatatcccatattgtgtaagaaaataactggaagggaaatgacgagggaagtgacaaatgcaagcaaaac TGTTTGTAGAAGTATTGAGACAAAAGCCAAATCTGTTAGTAAACAAGCGAGAAGTGAGCCTGTGAAAGAGACGAATCTACAGCAGAAGATAACTGATGACAATACGAATCATATTAATCTCGCAATGACAGTGACGTCAATATTCCCCAATGAGAATGATGGACGTTCATCAGAAGAGCTATTTAACGTCCCAATGGAACAATCCATGCaatcgaagatattgaaatgcGTTGAAAAGCTTTATTCAGATAATCCGGAATTACGAAAGATTGCTGAGGACATCTCATGC GAGATCatagtaaacaaattaaatgtacattgggatgacgttataggccTAGAGGAATGTAAAACCGCTGTTAAGGAGGCCGTTGTGTATCCCCTTAAGTATCCTATCTTTTTTGATGGCCCGTTTTCCCCCTGGAAAGGTATTTTGCTGTACGGCCCACCTGGTACAG ggaaaacgaagttagcgaaggcagtcgcgacagaatgccattgcaccttttttaacataactgCCAGCTCATTGGTCAGCAAATGGAGAGGCGATTCCGAgaagtatatacgt gttttatttgaacttgcctatagtcattcgcctacaattatttttatcgacgagattgACTGGATCGCCACAAATAAAGGAGACTGTATATTGTCTGAACCTGCAAAGAGATTCAGATCAGAACTTCTTTCTAGATTGGATGGATTAGTGTCTAATGAAAATTCTAATGTAGTTCTTCTGGCTACAACTAATTCCCCTTG gggcattgatgcagctttactcaggcgtctcgaaaagcaaatatacgtatcattacccaatgaagttgctcgacttggtatattcaaattataccttagcaaccacttattagaaaatacagatattgtaaaccacatagtaaaatgtactgaaagatattcttgtgcagatataaaattgctttgtaagcaagcgtggctactagaaataagcccgatatggaggagacttgaaaagaaagaaacacctgttaccactttgaaatatgaattaaaaagttatgaaatattagcaaaattgttaaaaaaaatgtcacctacagttatgcaaatagataaatatgatacgtggaacaaataa
- the LOC126878210 gene encoding katanin p60 ATPase-containing subunit A-like 2 isoform X3 codes for MYIDVSDVLFREARLSPEHRVCDNIDLEIIVAEYENYYKMKFQKYPILCKKITGREMTREVTNASKTSIETKAKSVSKQARSEPVKETNLQQKITDDNTNHINLAMTVTSIFPNENDGRSSEELFNVPMEQSMQSKILKCVEKLYSDNPELRKIAEDISCRRRHFIFVSSQEIIVNKLNVHWDDVIGLEECKTAVKEAVVYPLKYPIFFDGPFSPWKGILLYGPPGTGKTKLAKAVATECHCTFFNITASSLVSKWRGDSEKYIRVSCFVYVLFELAYSHSPTIIFIDEIDWIATNKGDCILSEPAKRFRSELLSRLDGLVSNENSNVVLLATTNSPWGIDAALLRRLEKQIYVSLPNEVARLGIFKLYLSNHLLENTDIVNHIVKCTERYSCADIKLLCKQAWLLEISPIWRRLEKKETPVTTLKYELKSYEILAKLLKKMSPTVMQIDKYDTWNK; via the exons atgtatatagacGTTAGCGATGTATTATTCCGGGAAGCTCGTCTATCTCCCGAACATCGGGTTTGCGACAACatcgatttggaaattatcgttgcagagtatgaaaattattacaagatgaaatttcaaaaatatcccatattgtgtaagaaaataactggaagggaaatgacgagggaagtgacaaatgcaagcaaaac AAGTATTGAGACAAAAGCCAAATCTGTTAGTAAACAAGCGAGAAGTGAGCCTGTGAAAGAGACGAATCTACAGCAGAAGATAACTGATGACAATACGAATCATATTAATCTCGCAATGACAGTGACGTCAATATTCCCCAATGAGAATGATGGACGTTCATCAGAAGAGCTATTTAACGTCCCAATGGAACAATCCATGCaatcgaagatattgaaatgcGTTGAAAAGCTTTATTCAGATAATCCGGAATTACGAAAGATTGCTGAGGACATCTCATGC agaagacgccattttatctttgtatcgTCACAGGAGATCatagtaaacaaattaaatgtacattgggatgacgttataggccTAGAGGAATGTAAAACCGCTGTTAAGGAGGCCGTTGTGTATCCCCTTAAGTATCCTATCTTTTTTGATGGCCCGTTTTCCCCCTGGAAAGGTATTTTGCTGTACGGCCCACCTGGTACAG ggaaaacgaagttagcgaaggcagtcgcgacagaatgccattgcaccttttttaacataactgCCAGCTCATTGGTCAGCAAATGGAGAGGCGATTCCGAgaagtatatacgtgtaagttgctttgtctat gttttatttgaacttgcctatagtcattcgcctacaattatttttatcgacgagattgACTGGATCGCCACAAATAAAGGAGACTGTATATTGTCTGAACCTGCAAAGAGATTCAGATCAGAACTTCTTTCTAGATTGGATGGATTAGTGTCTAATGAAAATTCTAATGTAGTTCTTCTGGCTACAACTAATTCCCCTTG gggcattgatgcagctttactcaggcgtctcgaaaagcaaatatacgtatcattacccaatgaagttgctcgacttggtatattcaaattataccttagcaaccacttattagaaaatacagatattgtaaaccacatagtaaaatgtactgaaagatattcttgtgcagatataaaattgctttgtaagcaagcgtggctactagaaataagcccgatatggaggagacttgaaaagaaagaaacacctgttaccactttgaaatatgaattaaaaagttatgaaatattagcaaaattgttaaaaaaaatgtcacctacagttatgcaaatagataaatatgatacgtggaacaaataa